A single window of Leclercia adecarboxylata DNA harbors:
- the dacC gene encoding serine-type D-Ala-D-Ala carboxypeptidase encodes MMRNTFSLRGLVAGSALLVLFAPSLYAAEQAAPEAPPVDARAWILMDYASGKVLAEGNADEKLDPASLTKIMTSYVVGQALKAGKIKLNDMVTIGKDAWATGNPALRGSSVMFLKPGDQVAVSDLNKGVIIQSGNDACIALADYVAGSQDSFIGLMNGYAQKLGLTNTTFKTVHGLDAPGQFSTARDMALLGRALIHDVPEEYAIHKEKEFTFNKIRQPNRNRLLWSSNVNVDGMKTGTTAGAGYNLVASATQGDMRLISVVLGTKTDRIRFNESEKLLTWGFRFFETVTPIKPDATFVSQRVWFGDKSEVNLGAGESGSVTIPRGQLKNLKASYTLTDKQLTAPLKKGQVVGTIDFQLNGKSIEQRPLIVMEAVEEGGFFGRMWDYVLMKFHDWFGGWFK; translated from the coding sequence ATGATGCGAAACACTTTTTCTTTACGCGGTCTGGTGGCAGGTTCTGCGCTGCTGGTCCTTTTTGCACCTTCGCTGTACGCAGCGGAACAGGCGGCGCCAGAGGCTCCGCCTGTTGATGCCCGTGCCTGGATATTGATGGACTATGCCAGCGGCAAAGTGCTGGCAGAAGGCAATGCAGATGAAAAACTCGACCCTGCCAGCCTGACCAAAATCATGACCAGCTACGTGGTAGGGCAGGCGCTGAAAGCGGGTAAGATCAAGCTCAACGACATGGTCACCATCGGCAAAGACGCCTGGGCGACCGGCAACCCGGCGCTGCGCGGCTCCTCGGTGATGTTCCTCAAGCCGGGCGATCAGGTGGCGGTTTCCGATCTGAATAAAGGGGTAATCATTCAGTCGGGCAATGATGCCTGCATCGCGCTGGCCGATTACGTGGCGGGTAGTCAGGACTCTTTCATTGGATTGATGAATGGTTATGCGCAGAAATTAGGCCTCACCAACACCACCTTTAAAACCGTTCACGGCCTGGATGCGCCGGGCCAGTTCAGTACCGCCCGCGATATGGCGCTGCTGGGCAGAGCCCTGATTCATGATGTGCCGGAAGAGTACGCGATCCATAAAGAGAAAGAGTTTACCTTCAACAAGATCCGCCAGCCGAACCGCAACCGTCTGCTGTGGAGCAGCAACGTCAACGTGGACGGGATGAAGACCGGCACCACCGCCGGCGCCGGCTACAACCTGGTGGCCTCGGCAACCCAGGGCGATATGCGTCTGATCTCGGTGGTGCTGGGCACCAAAACCGACCGCATCCGCTTTAATGAGTCAGAGAAACTGCTCACCTGGGGCTTCCGCTTCTTCGAAACCGTTACCCCGATCAAGCCGGATGCCACCTTTGTCAGCCAGCGCGTCTGGTTTGGCGATAAGAGCGAGGTCAATCTTGGCGCCGGTGAAAGCGGCTCGGTCACCATTCCGCGCGGCCAGCTGAAAAACCTGAAGGCCAGCTATACCCTGACCGACAAGCAGCTCACCGCACCGTTGAAAAAAGGCCAGGTGGTCGGCACCATCGACTTCCAGCTGAACGGCAAATCCATCGAGCAGCGTCCATTGATCGTGATGGAAGCGGTGGAAGAGGGCGGGTTCTTCGGTCGGATGTGGGATTATGTGCTGATGAAATTCCACGACTGGTTTGGCGGCTGGTTTAAGTAA
- a CDS encoding TetR/AcrR family transcriptional regulator, which produces MNRRPNDPQRRERILQATLDTIAEHGLNAVTHRKIASCAGVPLGSMTYYFAGMDALLEEAFTWFTQQMSVQYREFFAGVTGPEMACESIVTLIYSSQVTTPHNMELMYQLYAFMNRSASLKTVMQDWMKTSQTTLEQWFDPVTARALDAFIEGMTLHFVTDRQPLSREALRVMVGRIAGV; this is translated from the coding sequence ATGAACAGACGACCCAACGATCCGCAACGGCGGGAACGGATATTGCAGGCCACCCTGGACACCATCGCAGAGCATGGTCTGAACGCCGTCACTCATCGCAAAATCGCCAGCTGCGCCGGGGTGCCGCTGGGGTCGATGACCTACTATTTTGCCGGGATGGATGCGCTGCTTGAGGAGGCCTTCACCTGGTTTACGCAGCAGATGTCGGTGCAGTATCGCGAGTTCTTTGCCGGGGTGACGGGGCCGGAGATGGCCTGCGAGTCGATCGTCACCCTGATTTACAGCTCCCAGGTCACCACGCCGCACAATATGGAGCTGATGTACCAGCTTTATGCCTTTATGAACCGCAGCGCATCGTTAAAAACCGTGATGCAGGACTGGATGAAAACCAGCCAGACGACGCTGGAGCAGTGGTTTGATCCGGTCACCGCCCGTGCCCTGGACGCGTTTATTGAAGGGATGACGCTGCATTTTGTCACTGACAGGCAGCCGCTCTCGCGGGAGGCGTTAAGGGTTATGGTGGGGCGAATTGCGGGGGTATAA
- a CDS encoding glycine cleavage system protein T: MRDIYLQSKLEMAKTLHIYGVELAHISVATGLSQSRLVTDLKIADDVEFGKHKAKKY; the protein is encoded by the coding sequence ATGAGAGATATCTATCTGCAATCCAAATTAGAAATGGCCAAAACCCTTCACATCTATGGCGTCGAGCTGGCGCACATATCTGTTGCCACCGGGCTTTCACAGTCCAGATTAGTCACTGACCTGAAAATTGCCGATGACGTTGAGTTCGGTAAGCACAAAGCGAAAAAATACTGA
- a CDS encoding PQQ-dependent sugar dehydrogenase: MRRSSLISLPLLLISASLCAAPAEVKVAVLQNKLDHPWALAFLPQDQGMLITLKGGQLKRWQAGKGLSDPIVGVPKVWDSGQGGLLDVALAPDFATSRRVWLSYAEAGDDGKAGTAVGYGRLSDDNTRLEAFKVVFRQQPKLSTGNHFGGRLVFDGKGYLFIGLGENNQRPTAQDLDKLQGKVVRLTDQGAVPDDNPFVNNKQARPEIWSYGIRNPQGMAMNPWSNTLWLNEHGPRGGDEINIPERGKNYGWPLATHGINYSGLPIPEAKGETAAGTEPPLFVWKQSPALSGMAFYNSDVFPQWKNKLFIGALKDKDVIVLNVSGNSVTEEGRILGDRNQRVRDVRVGPDGYLYVLTDETDGQLLKVSPSKESIR, translated from the coding sequence ATGCGTCGATCCTCGCTTATTTCCCTGCCATTGTTACTCATCTCCGCCTCACTGTGTGCTGCACCCGCTGAAGTGAAGGTTGCAGTGCTGCAAAATAAACTCGACCACCCCTGGGCCCTGGCGTTTCTGCCGCAGGATCAGGGCATGCTGATCACTCTGAAAGGCGGGCAGCTTAAGCGCTGGCAGGCGGGCAAAGGGCTCTCGGATCCCATTGTTGGCGTGCCGAAGGTCTGGGACAGCGGACAGGGTGGATTGCTCGACGTGGCGCTGGCACCCGACTTTGCGACTTCCCGCCGGGTCTGGCTGAGCTATGCCGAAGCGGGCGACGACGGGAAAGCGGGCACGGCGGTGGGGTATGGCCGCCTGAGCGACGACAATACCCGGCTGGAGGCCTTTAAGGTGGTCTTCCGCCAGCAGCCTAAACTCTCGACCGGCAATCACTTTGGCGGCAGGCTGGTGTTCGACGGCAAAGGCTATCTGTTTATCGGGTTAGGTGAGAATAACCAGCGCCCGACCGCCCAGGATCTGGATAAGTTACAGGGCAAAGTGGTGCGCCTGACCGATCAGGGCGCGGTGCCGGACGATAACCCCTTTGTGAACAATAAACAGGCGCGCCCGGAAATCTGGTCTTACGGTATCCGTAATCCGCAGGGAATGGCGATGAACCCGTGGAGCAATACCCTGTGGCTCAATGAGCACGGGCCGCGCGGTGGGGACGAAATCAACATTCCGGAGAGGGGCAAGAACTACGGCTGGCCGCTGGCGACGCACGGCATTAACTACAGCGGATTGCCGATCCCCGAAGCAAAAGGGGAAACCGCCGCCGGAACCGAGCCGCCGCTGTTTGTCTGGAAGCAATCTCCGGCGTTGAGCGGGATGGCTTTTTATAACAGCGACGTTTTCCCCCAGTGGAAGAACAAGCTGTTTATTGGCGCGCTGAAGGACAAGGATGTGATAGTGCTCAACGTCAGCGGCAATAGCGTCACCGAGGAGGGAAGGATCCTCGGCGACCGTAACCAGCGGGTTCGCGACGTGCGGGTCGGGCCGGATGGCTATTTATACGTGCTGACCGATGAAACAGACGGGCAGCTGTTAAAAGTCAGCCCGTCCAAAGAGTCGATCAGGTGA
- a CDS encoding MFS transporter has protein sequence MTVISSRKILQRRLWALFMFFFIPGLLMASWATRTPAIRDILSVSTAEMGIVLFGLSIGSMSGILCSAWLVKRFGTRTVIRTTMCCAIVGMMMLSVALWFASPLAFAIGLTVFGGSFGAAEVAINVEGATIEQEMNKTVLPMMHGFYSLGTLAGAGIGMALTASGIAATTHTLLAALVCIAPVLLGITAIPDGNGRNVAGETKTGEKGLPFYRDMQLMLIGVVVLAMAFAEGSANDWLPLLMVDGHGFSPTSGSLIYAGFTLGMTVGRFTGGWFIDRYSRVTVVRASALLGGLGIALIIFVDVDWVAGVSVVLWGLGASLGFPLTISAASDTGPDAPTRVSVVATTGYLAFLVGPPLLGFLGEHYGLRSAMLVVLGLVMIAALVARAVAKPDSQAKSAMENGYER, from the coding sequence ATGACCGTCATCTCATCGCGCAAAATTCTGCAAAGACGCCTGTGGGCGCTGTTTATGTTCTTCTTTATTCCCGGCCTGTTAATGGCCTCCTGGGCCACGCGCACCCCCGCTATCCGTGACATTCTGTCGGTCTCGACGGCGGAAATGGGCATCGTGTTATTTGGCCTGTCGATAGGCTCGATGAGCGGCATTCTCTGTTCCGCCTGGCTGGTTAAGCGGTTCGGCACGCGGACAGTGATCCGCACCACCATGTGCTGCGCGATTGTGGGTATGATGATGCTCAGCGTTGCGCTGTGGTTCGCCTCCCCGCTGGCGTTTGCCATCGGGCTGACCGTGTTTGGCGGCAGTTTTGGCGCGGCGGAAGTGGCGATTAACGTCGAAGGCGCAACCATCGAGCAGGAGATGAACAAAACCGTACTGCCGATGATGCACGGATTTTACAGCCTTGGCACGCTGGCAGGCGCCGGTATCGGCATGGCCCTGACCGCCTCCGGCATTGCCGCTACGACACATACTCTGCTGGCCGCGCTGGTCTGTATCGCCCCGGTTCTGCTGGGGATCACCGCCATCCCGGATGGCAACGGCAGGAACGTCGCGGGTGAGACTAAAACGGGTGAAAAAGGGCTGCCCTTCTATCGCGATATGCAGCTGATGCTGATTGGCGTGGTGGTGCTGGCGATGGCCTTTGCCGAAGGCTCCGCGAACGACTGGTTGCCGCTGCTGATGGTGGACGGTCACGGATTCAGCCCGACCTCCGGCTCGCTGATTTACGCCGGGTTTACGCTGGGCATGACCGTCGGTCGCTTTACCGGCGGCTGGTTTATTGACCGCTACAGCCGGGTGACGGTGGTCCGTGCCAGCGCCCTGCTGGGTGGTCTGGGCATTGCGTTGATTATTTTTGTCGATGTCGACTGGGTGGCCGGCGTGTCGGTGGTGCTGTGGGGGCTTGGTGCTTCGCTTGGCTTCCCGCTGACCATCTCGGCGGCCAGCGACACCGGCCCGGACGCGCCGACCCGCGTCAGCGTGGTCGCCACCACCGGCTATCTCGCCTTCCTGGTGGGCCCGCCGCTGCTGGGCTTCCTCGGGGAGCATTACGGCTTACGCAGCGCCATGCTGGTGGTATTGGGATTAGTGATGATTGCCGCCCTGGTTGCCAGGGCGGTCGCCAAACCGGATTCGCAGGCTAAATCTGCCATGGAGAATGGATATGAGCGTTAA
- a CDS encoding MFS transporter produces the protein MLNRSSSRTRLGRQALLFPLCLVLYEFSTYIGNDMIQPGMLAVVEQYNAGIEWVPTSMTAYLAGGMFLQWLLGPLSDRIGRRPVMLTGVVWFIVTCLATLLAQTIEQFMVLRFLQGVSLCFIGAVGYAAIQESFEEAVCIKITALMANVALIAPLLGPLVGAAWVHVAPWEGMFVLFAALAAISFYGLYRAMPETATRIGEKLSLKELGRDYKLVLKNVRFVAGSLAIGFVCLPLLAWIAQSPVIIISGEKLSSYEYGLLQVPIFGALIVGNLVLARLTSRRTVRSLIIMGGWPIVIGLVVAAVATVVSSHAYLWMTAGLSIYAFGIGLANAGLVRLTLFASEMSKGTVSAAMGMLQMLIFTVGIEVSKHAFSSGGNGLFSLFNLANGILWLGLMFVFLKDKRVGSSLQPE, from the coding sequence ATGCTAAACCGTTCTTCTTCCCGCACGCGCCTGGGGCGTCAGGCGCTGCTGTTCCCGCTGTGTCTGGTGCTGTACGAATTCTCCACCTATATCGGAAACGATATGATCCAGCCCGGCATGCTGGCGGTGGTGGAACAGTACAACGCCGGGATCGAGTGGGTTCCCACCTCCATGACCGCCTACCTGGCGGGGGGGATGTTTTTACAGTGGCTGCTCGGGCCGCTGTCGGATCGTATTGGCCGTCGTCCGGTGATGCTGACCGGGGTGGTGTGGTTTATCGTCACCTGCCTGGCGACCCTGCTGGCGCAAACCATCGAGCAGTTTATGGTGCTGCGTTTTTTACAGGGGGTCAGCCTGTGCTTTATCGGCGCGGTGGGTTACGCCGCCATCCAGGAGTCCTTTGAGGAGGCGGTGTGCATTAAAATCACCGCCCTGATGGCTAACGTGGCGCTGATTGCGCCGCTGCTTGGCCCGCTGGTGGGGGCCGCCTGGGTCCACGTCGCGCCCTGGGAGGGGATGTTCGTGCTGTTTGCGGCGCTGGCAGCGATCTCGTTTTACGGTCTGTACCGCGCGATGCCCGAAACCGCCACCCGCATCGGTGAGAAGCTCTCACTAAAAGAGCTGGGGCGCGACTATAAGCTGGTGCTGAAGAATGTCCGCTTTGTGGCGGGGTCGCTGGCGATTGGTTTCGTCTGCCTGCCGCTGCTGGCGTGGATCGCCCAGTCGCCGGTGATCATCATCAGCGGCGAAAAGCTCAGTAGCTACGAGTATGGCCTGCTGCAGGTGCCCATTTTTGGCGCGCTGATTGTGGGTAACCTGGTCCTGGCGCGCCTGACGTCACGCCGCACCGTGCGTTCGTTAATCATCATGGGCGGCTGGCCCATCGTGATTGGGCTGGTGGTGGCCGCGGTGGCGACAGTGGTTTCATCTCATGCTTATCTGTGGATGACCGCCGGGCTGAGTATCTATGCGTTTGGTATTGGGCTGGCGAATGCCGGACTGGTGCGCCTGACGCTGTTTGCCAGCGAGATGAGCAAAGGCACGGTATCGGCGGCGATGGGGATGTTGCAGATGCTGATCTTTACCGTTGGGATTGAGGTCAGCAAACATGCCTTCAGCTCTGGCGGCAACGGGCTGTTCAGCCTGTTCAACCTGGCGAACGGCATCCTGTGGCTGGGGCTGATGTTTGTGTTCCTGAAAGACAAGCGGGTGGGTAGTTCGTTACAGCCGGAGTAA
- the deoR gene encoding DNA-binding transcriptional repressor DeoR, whose protein sequence is METRRDERLAQLINALKRSDKLHLKEAAALLGVSEMTIRRDLNSESGPVVLLGGYIVLEPRSASHYLLSDQKTRLVEEKRKAARLAASLVQPHQTLFFDCGTTTPWIIEAIDNDLPFTGVCYSLNTFLALQEKPACRVILCGGEFHASNAIFKPLNLQDTLSNLCPDIAFYSAAGVHVRQGATCFNLDELPVKQWAMNMAQYHVLVVDHSKMGKVRPARMGELTCFDAIVSDCRPDEALVTYAKAQQIKLMY, encoded by the coding sequence ATGGAAACACGACGTGACGAACGGCTGGCTCAACTGATCAATGCGCTTAAGCGCAGCGATAAACTGCATCTGAAAGAGGCCGCCGCGCTACTCGGCGTCTCGGAAATGACCATTCGTCGCGACCTGAACAGTGAAAGCGGGCCCGTGGTGCTGCTCGGCGGTTACATTGTCCTCGAACCCCGCAGCGCCAGCCACTATCTGCTGAGTGACCAAAAGACTCGCCTGGTGGAAGAGAAGCGCAAAGCGGCGCGTCTGGCCGCCTCGCTGGTGCAACCCCATCAGACGCTGTTTTTTGACTGTGGCACCACCACGCCGTGGATCATCGAAGCCATCGATAACGACCTGCCGTTCACCGGGGTCTGTTACTCCCTGAATACCTTTCTCGCCCTGCAGGAAAAACCCGCGTGCCGGGTGATCCTCTGCGGCGGCGAGTTTCACGCCAGCAATGCCATCTTTAAGCCGCTCAATCTGCAGGACACCCTCAGCAACCTGTGCCCGGACATCGCCTTTTACTCCGCGGCAGGCGTGCATGTTCGCCAGGGGGCGACCTGCTTTAATCTGGATGAGCTGCCGGTAAAACAGTGGGCAATGAATATGGCGCAGTATCATGTGCTGGTGGTGGATCACAGCAAGATGGGTAAAGTGCGCCCTGCGCGGATGGGGGAGCTGACGTGCTTCGACGCAATCGTCAGCGACTGCCGCCCGGATGAGGCGCTGGTGACTTATGCTAAGGCGCAGCAGATCAAGCTGATGTACTGA
- the ybjG gene encoding undecaprenyl-diphosphate phosphatase, which yields MLENLNYGLFELINATPASPEWSIKLAIFVAKDLISIVPALIAILWLWGPRKQVGAQRQLVIKIAIALVISLAASWLLGHLFPHDRPFVDHVGYNFLHHAADDSFPSDHGTAIFTFALAFLLWHRIWSGIVLMMVACAIAWSRVYLGVHWPMDMLGGLMVGLLGCLSAQILWNLFGHALYQRLSQLYRFCFALPIRKGWIRD from the coding sequence ATGTTAGAAAATCTGAACTACGGACTGTTTGAACTGATTAATGCCACACCTGCTTCACCGGAGTGGAGCATCAAACTGGCCATCTTTGTGGCAAAAGACCTGATCAGCATTGTACCGGCGCTGATTGCGATCCTCTGGCTGTGGGGGCCGCGCAAGCAGGTGGGTGCCCAGCGTCAGCTGGTGATTAAAATCGCCATAGCGCTGGTGATAAGCCTGGCGGCGTCGTGGCTGCTGGGTCATCTGTTCCCCCACGACCGCCCGTTTGTCGATCACGTTGGCTATAACTTCCTGCACCACGCCGCGGATGACTCCTTCCCGAGCGATCACGGCACCGCTATTTTCACCTTTGCGCTGGCGTTCCTGCTCTGGCACCGGATCTGGTCAGGCATAGTGTTGATGATGGTGGCCTGCGCCATTGCCTGGTCCCGCGTCTATCTTGGCGTGCACTGGCCGATGGATATGCTGGGCGGGCTGATGGTCGGACTGCTGGGTTGTCTGAGCGCGCAGATCCTGTGGAATCTGTTCGGGCACGCCCTCTATCAACGCCTCTCGCAGCTTTACCGCTTCTGCTTTGCCCTGCCTATACGCAAAGGCTGGATACGTGACTAA
- a CDS encoding phosphatase PAP2 family protein produces the protein MTQIVSASELSKLKTSKTKALYRLPVRFYGYQLLALLVLAGLFTWLARDETLDRLLTGYWYDAASQHFPLQHNALLDLLNHRLAKYLTIAVAAVTLLYGAFSRNPRLVTAALLMGLGTAVVGILKAISHHSCPWDLVEYGGKALAYPLFDSAPPGSGPGRCFPGGHSSSGFMVMGLFFAFWRERPRLAWGMVIAGAVLGLVMGYGQVMRGAHFFSHNLWAGWWVWFSQVVAWGLISTWFAKE, from the coding sequence ATGACACAAATCGTCTCCGCTTCAGAATTGTCTAAGTTAAAGACTTCTAAGACAAAAGCCCTTTACCGCTTACCGGTTCGTTTTTATGGTTACCAGCTGCTAGCGCTGCTGGTTCTGGCCGGGCTTTTTACCTGGCTGGCGCGGGATGAAACGCTCGACAGGCTGCTGACGGGTTACTGGTATGACGCGGCAAGTCAGCACTTTCCGCTGCAGCACAATGCGCTGCTGGATCTGCTCAACCATCGGCTGGCGAAATACCTGACCATTGCCGTGGCGGCGGTCACCCTCCTTTACGGCGCGTTCAGCCGCAACCCGCGATTAGTGACGGCGGCGCTGCTGATGGGGCTGGGCACGGCGGTGGTGGGCATCCTGAAGGCTATCAGCCATCACAGCTGTCCCTGGGATCTGGTGGAGTATGGCGGCAAAGCGCTGGCGTATCCCCTGTTTGACTCAGCACCTCCTGGCAGTGGCCCTGGCCGCTGTTTCCCGGGGGGCCACTCCTCGAGCGGCTTTATGGTGATGGGGCTGTTCTTTGCCTTCTGGCGCGAGCGTCCACGCCTGGCCTGGGGAATGGTAATAGCCGGTGCCGTGCTCGGGTTAGTGATGGGCTATGGCCAGGTGATGCGCGGGGCACATTTCTTCTCTCACAACCTGTGGGCAGGTTGGTGGGTGTGGTTTTCACAGGTGGTGGCCTGGGGCCTGATTTCCACCTGGTTTGCAAAAGAGTAA
- the bssR gene encoding biofilm formation regulator BssR yields the protein MSVDRLKRDLLNKMINARIDLAAYLQLRKAKGYMSVSESDHLRDNFFELCTYMREKAPELRAHCNAEEQAMLYRAAGSLTTAGVCMMTGNHDCPTFIAVNAEKLENCLNDLTLCIQYLKSHAPLIQS from the coding sequence ATGTCCGTTGACAGACTGAAACGCGATCTTCTTAACAAGATGATTAATGCCCGAATTGATCTCGCGGCCTATCTGCAGTTAAGGAAAGCGAAGGGGTATATGTCAGTCAGCGAAAGCGACCATCTGCGTGACAACTTCTTTGAACTTTGTACTTACATGCGTGAAAAAGCGCCGGAACTGCGAGCGCATTGCAATGCCGAGGAGCAGGCAATGCTCTATCGCGCCGCCGGATCGCTCACCACCGCAGGCGTCTGTATGATGACCGGCAACCACGATTGCCCGACGTTCATCGCCGTCAACGCAGAGAAGCTGGAAAACTGTCTGAACGATCTCACTCTCTGCATCCAGTATCTGAAATCGCATGCACCGCTGATTCAGAGCTGA
- a CDS encoding Cof-type HAD-IIB family hydrolase, which translates to MSVKLIAVDMDGTFLNDAKQYNRARFLRQYAQMKEQGIRFVVASGNQYYQLISFFPEIADEIAFVAENGGWVVNAGQDVYNGELTQAQFATVAEFLCSIPEVEVIACGKGSAYTLKHYGETFHDLAAKYYHRLEKVDNFDNFNDIFFKFGLNVPDDEIPRIQAMIHQQLSDIMVPVTTGHGSIDLILPGIHKANGLRLLQELWGIDNSEVVAFGDSGNDVEMLTQAGYSFAMANARDHIKAVARYEAPHNNDEGVLEVIDRVLNQEAPFN; encoded by the coding sequence ATGAGCGTTAAACTGATTGCAGTTGATATGGATGGCACCTTCCTGAACGATGCGAAGCAGTACAATCGCGCGCGTTTTCTGCGCCAGTACGCGCAGATGAAGGAACAGGGCATACGGTTTGTGGTCGCCAGCGGCAACCAGTACTACCAGCTGATCTCCTTCTTCCCTGAGATCGCCGATGAGATCGCCTTTGTCGCGGAAAACGGCGGCTGGGTGGTGAATGCCGGGCAGGATGTCTACAACGGCGAGCTGACCCAAGCCCAGTTCGCCACCGTGGCGGAGTTTCTCTGCTCGATTCCGGAAGTGGAGGTGATCGCCTGCGGCAAAGGCAGCGCCTATACCCTGAAACACTATGGTGAAACCTTCCATGACCTTGCCGCCAAATATTATCACCGGCTGGAAAAGGTGGACAATTTCGACAACTTCAACGATATCTTCTTTAAGTTTGGCCTGAACGTGCCGGACGATGAGATCCCGCGTATTCAGGCGATGATCCACCAGCAGCTGAGCGACATTATGGTGCCGGTCACCACCGGCCACGGCAGTATTGACCTGATTCTTCCGGGGATCCACAAAGCCAATGGCCTGCGCCTGCTGCAGGAGCTGTGGGGCATCGACAACAGCGAAGTGGTCGCCTTTGGCGACAGCGGGAATGACGTGGAGATGCTGACCCAGGCCGGGTACAGCTTTGCGATGGCAAACGCCCGGGATCACATCAAAGCGGTTGCCCGCTATGAAGCGCCGCACAATAACGACGAAGGGGTGCTGGAGGTGATCGATCGCGTGTTAAACCAGGAAGCCCCATTCAACTAA
- a CDS encoding LysR family transcriptional regulator, whose translation MPAMPVSEKIISLNRIDLNLLTIFCLIYSVGSISKVADMLDISASAVSQSLRKLREQMGDNLFVRSGNTLLPTVYADELYDNILPIIDKLATLLLLSSRIKKRRLTLYTESFVSPLVVPELTQKIVGMNADVSLLHRTAELNEAKITELLNMRQADVVFSTFSVESSNISCQKMSDMTLVLIAAKDNPLYENTVTEEMFRDANLVGYNTKNEKIIYHRSIVDKKFRSSERCLLTTSFASILLIVSTTDCLGIIPEKVFATYSGMYQLKKLDTPFTLPQFSIYSSCRKETNKMLFSLLADFYASKPA comes from the coding sequence ATGCCAGCGATGCCGGTGTCAGAAAAGATTATCTCGTTAAACCGGATCGACCTGAATCTGCTGACCATTTTTTGCCTGATTTACAGCGTCGGCAGTATCTCGAAAGTGGCCGATATGCTGGATATTTCCGCCTCAGCCGTCAGCCAGTCGCTGCGCAAACTGCGGGAACAGATGGGGGATAACCTGTTTGTCCGCAGCGGCAACACGCTGTTACCCACCGTGTATGCGGATGAACTGTACGACAACATCCTGCCGATCATCGATAAGCTCGCCACTCTGCTCCTCCTCTCTTCCCGCATCAAAAAGCGAAGACTCACCCTCTACACCGAGTCCTTTGTCTCGCCGTTAGTGGTGCCGGAACTGACGCAGAAGATTGTCGGGATGAACGCGGATGTCAGCCTGCTGCACCGCACCGCCGAGCTTAACGAAGCGAAGATCACCGAGCTGCTGAACATGCGCCAGGCGGATGTGGTGTTCTCCACCTTTTCTGTTGAGAGCAGTAATATTTCTTGCCAGAAGATGAGTGATATGACGCTGGTGTTGATTGCTGCAAAAGATAATCCTCTTTATGAGAATACGGTAACGGAGGAGATGTTCAGGGATGCCAATCTGGTGGGTTACAACACCAAAAACGAGAAGATTATTTATCATCGCAGCATCGTGGATAAAAAATTCCGCTCCAGCGAGCGCTGTCTGCTGACCACCTCTTTCGCCTCCATTTTACTGATTGTGTCTACCACCGACTGCCTGGGCATTATCCCGGAAAAAGTCTTTGCGACCTATTCCGGGATGTATCAGCTGAAAAAACTGGATACGCCATTTACGTTGCCACAATTCAGTATCTATTCGTCCTGCCGGAAAGAGACCAATAAAATGCTCTTTTCCCTGTTGGCCGATTTTTACGCCAGTAAACCGGCATGA
- a CDS encoding glutathione S-transferase family protein, translating into MITLWGRNNSTNVKKVIWTLEELDLPFKQIMAGLEHGVNKEAEYLAMNPNGLVPLLRDDETDLTLWESNAIVRYLAAQYGQNRLWIDEPAKRAVGEKWMDWANQTLSPAHRVILMGLVRTPEAERNYAAIDAAKATCESLFAMMDEALATQPWFSGNDFGVGDIAVAPFVWNLTNVGLAWAPRPHLERWLANLTERPAYRNVVMIPVT; encoded by the coding sequence ATGATTACTTTGTGGGGCAGGAACAATTCGACCAACGTGAAAAAGGTAATCTGGACGCTGGAAGAGCTGGATTTACCCTTTAAGCAGATCATGGCGGGACTGGAACACGGGGTAAATAAAGAGGCCGAGTATCTGGCGATGAACCCCAACGGCCTCGTGCCGCTGCTGCGCGATGATGAAACCGACCTCACGCTGTGGGAATCGAACGCCATTGTGCGCTATCTCGCGGCGCAGTACGGCCAGAACCGTCTGTGGATCGATGAGCCTGCGAAGCGTGCCGTCGGCGAAAAGTGGATGGACTGGGCCAACCAGACCCTCTCCCCTGCCCATCGGGTGATTTTGATGGGGCTGGTGAGAACGCCGGAAGCCGAGCGTAACTATGCGGCCATTGACGCCGCCAAAGCCACCTGCGAGTCGCTGTTTGCCATGATGGATGAGGCCCTGGCGACACAGCCGTGGTTCTCGGGCAACGACTTTGGCGTGGGTGATATCGCCGTCGCGCCTTTTGTCTGGAACCTGACCAACGTTGGCCTGGCGTGGGCGCCCCGTCCGCATCTGGAGCGCTGGCTGGCGAACCTGACCGAGCGCCCGGCCTACCGCAACGTGGTGATGATCCCGGTCACCTGA